In bacterium, the following are encoded in one genomic region:
- a CDS encoding IS1595 family transposase — MRKSRLSWGKQERLIEHFVAGTTART; from the coding sequence ATGAGAAAGAGCAGGCTAAGCTGGGGCAAGCAAGAGCGGTTGATCGAGCACTTTGTAGCCGGGACTACAGCAAGGACA